The sequence below is a genomic window from Rhodococcus sp. 4CII.
TCAGGCCGTCGCCCCGGATCTCACCGATGCGCGCGGTCTTGGTGATGTGGTGGTTGGACCCGTCGATGGTGACCAGGCCCTCCGGTGCGGCGAACGTGACGCCGTCCGCGTTGTCCTGGACGTCCTCGGTGGCAAACGACTTCGCCTTCTCGACGGTGTTCTTCCACAGGTACACCGACGTGTACGCGGCTTCCATCGGGTCGGACGTCGGCTTGTTCGCGCCGTACCGGGCCTTGTACGCGTCGACGAACTTCTTGTTCTCCGGCGTGTCGACGGTCTGGTAGTAGTTCCAGGCCGTCAGCTGACCCTCGATGTTCTGGACGCCGATGCCACCGACCTCTTCCTCGGCGATCGACACGGACACGACGGGCATGTCGGCGGGCTTCAGGCCGACGTTCGCGTACTCACGGAAGAACGCGACGTTGGAGTCGCCGTTCAGGGTGTTGAAGACGGCGTCCGCGTCGGCGGAGCGCACCTTGTTGACGATGGTCGAGAAGTCGGTGGAACCGAGCGGCGTGTAGTCCTCGCCCTTGATCTCGATGCCGTTGGCCTCCGCGTACGCCTTGATGATGCGGTTGGCGGTCTGCGGGAACACGTAGTCGCTGCCCACCAGGTACAGCGACTTGACGCCCTTCTCCTTCAGGTAGTCGAGGGCGGGCACGATCTGCTGGTTGGTGGTGGCGCCGGTATAGAAGGTGTTCTTCGAATCCTCGAGTCCCTCGTACTGCACGGGGTAGTAGAGCAGCGAGTTGTTGTCCTCGAAGACCGGCAGCATCGCCTTCCGGCTCGACGACGTCCAGCCGCCGAACACAGCTGCGACGCAGTCACTGCTGATCAGCTTCTCCGCCTTCTCGGCGAACACGGTGGGCTCCGAGGCCCCGTCCTCGGCGACGACCTGGATCTTCTTGCCGAGCACGCCGCCCGAGTTGTTGATCTCGTCGACCGCGAGCGCGATCGAATCGCGGACGGTCACCTCGCTGATGGCCATCGTCCCGGACAACGAGTTCAGCGACCCGACCTTGATCGTGTCGCCGGACGTGTCCACACAGGATGCCGCCGTTGACTCGCCGGCCGTGTCGGACGCTTTGCTGCCACAACCGGTCAGCACGAGCCCGATGGCGGCGAGCACGGTCGGTACGGCGAGGGCGCGCTGGGAGAAGGTGCGCATGTACGGGCCTTTCCGTCGGAGGACTTGGTGACCTCCGCAAACCCGGGACAGGTGTATGCGCCCCACGTATACAGAGGTGTATTCGTGGGGGGAACAGTAAGCGGCCGTTGTTGCGTACGAATGTCTGTCGGTGACGTGTTCGTGACACCGATTACGGTGGTGTGAACAACCGCGCACAGTGCCCCGTCGCGGCCGGGAACCGGTGTGCGCTAACGGATCAGATACGGGGAGACCGAACTCTGGTGCTCGCTGATGTCGAGTTGTTTGCCGAGCGGCGGGAACGCGCGCTGCGGGCAGTTGACGCGCTCGCATACCCGGCAGCCGGCGCCGATGGGGGTCCCGGGGTTGGAATCGTCGAGATCGAGACCGTCGCCGTAGACGAGACGGTGGGCGTGCCGGATCTCGCAACCGAGCCCGATTGCGAAGATCTTCGCGGGCTGACCGTAACGCTGGGCGCGGCGTTCGACGGTGCGGGCGATCCACAGGTACCGCCGGCCGTCCGGCATCTGCGCGATCTGATTCATGATCTTGCCCGGGTACGCGAACGTCTCGTACACGTTCCACAGCGGGCACGTGCCGCCGCTGGTGGAGAAGTGGAACCCGGTGGCGGACTGCCGTTTCGACATGTTGCCCGCTCGGTCGACCCGGACGAACATGAACGGCACCCCGCGCAGCTTCGGACGCTGCAGCGTCGAGAGACGGTGGCAGATCGTCTCGTAGCTCACCGAGTAGAACGCCGACAACCGCTCGATGTCGTACCGGAAGTCCTCAGCCACGTCGTGGAACTGACCGTAGGGGAGGACGGTGGCCGCGGCGAAGTAGTTGGCCAGCCCGAGCCGGGCCAGCGCCACCGACTCGTCGCTCGTGAAGCCGCCCTCCGCCACCAACTTGTCGAGCAGGTCGCCGTACTCGAGGAACGCCAGTTCGGTCGCGAACTTGAACACCTGCTGCCCGCCCGACAGGTGCGGCGAGATCTCCAGCAACCGAGACTCCGGGTCGTACCGGTGCAGGACATTCTCGCCGAGGTCGATGCGGCGGACGATCTGCACGTCGTGCACGGTCTGCAACCTCCGGGCGATCTCACCGCCGACGTCGCCCCGGTGGAACCGCATGCGCGCGGTCAGTTCCTCCGCCGCCGTGTCCAGGTCGTGCAGATAGTTCTGCCGCTGATAGAAGTAGTCGCGGACCTCCTCGTGCGGCATCGTGATCGCGCCGCTGCCGCTGCCGTCGCTGTAGCGGTCCTCCGTCGCGAGCGCCAGCTGGGCGGTGGTGTTGCGGAAGCGGCGGTGCATGTTGACCATCGCCTTCGCCAGTCCGGGATGCGACGCCACCATCTCGGCGATCTCCTGGGCGTCCGCGTCGATGCCCATCTCCTGGTCCAGCGCCACCTCGCGCATTTCCGCGATCAGGCGTGTGTCGTCTTGGGAGGAGAAGAACGTGGTGTCGACGCCGAACACCTCGCTGATCCGCAGCAGCACCGGCACCGTCAGCGGCCGGACGTCGTGCTCGATCTGATTGAGATAGCTCGCGGAGATCTCCAGCGTCTTCGCCAGCGCCGCCTGGCTCAGACCGCGCTCGGTACGGAGCTGACGCAACCGGGTGCCGACGAAGGTCTTGGACATACGGCAATGGTACCGACGCAGGTCAGATGTGCGAACGGAACCTTCGCAAGATTCGCTCGCGTGGTCGGGGTGCGGTGTCGCGGGTGGCTGTGCCTTTCGGCGCATCGGAGACGCCGGACGGTACGTTCACCCCACGCTCGGGCCTTCGAGGGTCGTTCGCAGGCGAGTCGGCCAGTGATTGCAGTCACACCGATCCCGCCGGGTGGTGTGCCGCGGCACGGGCGACGGGTCCCGGAGGGAAGAAATACCTGTGTACGACGAGTTGCGTGCATTGGGTTCACCACCTGCGACTTCTTGCTACTGGCGAGTATTTTTCCTGCCCGGTCGGGCAGGCGAAGGGCTGATCTTTCTTAACAGTCTTTGCAAATGGCTGTGAAAAGCTAGCCAAGATTGGCATTAGCAACAGGTAGACGGCACTTTTTGCTTATGTCATTCTCGGTGAGTACATACGAAGGGCCTGGCAAGGATGTGAAGCAGTACATCCGTACCGGACCAGCAGATCGAAGAGAGTGGAGTCTTGATGTCGACCACCGGCACCCCGAAGACCGCAGCTGAAATCCAGCAGGATTGGGACACCAACCCGCGCTGGAAGGGCGTCACCCGTAACTACACGGCCGATCAGGTCGCCAAGCTCCAGGGCACCGTCGTAGAGGAAGCCACCCTCGCTCGCCGTGGTTCGGAGATCCTGTGGGACCTCGTCAACAACGAGGACTACATCAACTCCCTGGGCGCCCTCACCGGCAACCAGGCTGTTCAGCAGGTCCGCGCCGGCCTGAAGGCCATCTACCTGTCCGGTTGGCAGGTTGCCGGCGACGCGAACCTCTCGGGCCACACCTACCCGGACCAGAGCCTGTACCCCGCCAACTCGGTGCCGCAGGTCGTGCGCCGCATCAACAACGCGCTGCTGCGCGCCGACGAGATCGCCAAGGTCGAGGGCGACACGTCCGTCGACAACTGGCTCGCTCCGATCGTCGCCGACGGTGAAGCCGGCTTCGGTGGCGCGCTCAACGTCTACGAGCTGCAAAAGGCCATGATCGCCGCCGGTGTCGCCGGTTCGCACTGGGAGGACCAGCTCGCGTCGGAGAAGAAGTGTGGCCACCTCGGTGGCAAGGTGCTCATCCCCACGCAGCAGCACATCCGCACCCTGACCTCGGCTCGCCTCGCGGCCGACGTCGCGGACGTTCCCACCGTGGTCATCGCCCGCACCGACGCCGAGGCCGCGACCCTCATCACGTCCGACGTCGACGAGCGCGACCGTGAGTTCCTCGACGGCACCCGCACCGCCGAGGGCTTCTACGGCGTGAAGAACGGCATCGAGCCCTGCATCGCCCGCGCCAAGGCGTACGCGCCGTACTCCGACCTCATCTGGATGGAGACCGGCGTGCCGGACCTCGAGGTCGCGAAGAAGTTCGCCGAGTCCGTTCGCAGCGAGTTCCCGGACCAGCTGCTCGCCTACAACTGCTCGCCGTCCTTCAACTGGAAGGCGCACCTGGACGACTCGACCATCGCGAAGTTCCAGAAGGAGCTCGGCGCGATGGGCTTCAAGTTCCAGTTCATCACCCTCGCCGGCTTCCACTCGCTCAACTACGGCATGTTCGACCTGGCGCACGGCTACGCCCGCGAGGGCATGACTGCCTTCGTCGACCTGCAGGAGCGCGAGTTCAAGGCCGCCGAGGAGCGTGGCTTCACCGCCATCAAGCACCAGCGTGAGGTCGGTGCCGGCTACTTCGACAGCATCGCCACCACGGTCGACCCCAACACCTCGACGGCTGCTCTGAAGGGCTCCACCGAAGAGGGTCAGTTCCACTGAGTCTTGTCCTTCAAGGCTCGACCGATCACGGTTTCACCTGATCTACCCGACCCCGGGGAGGGGCCCGCACCAGGGCCCCTCCCCGGGTGACGACTCCACTAGACGAAAAGGAGCTGACGTGACCAGCGAAAAGATTCAGCGCGTCGGCGTGATCGGCGCCGGGATCATGGGTGCCGGAATCGCAGAGGTGTGCGCTCGCGCGCACGTCGACGTCCTGGTGTTCGAGCAGACCCGCGAGCTTGCGGCGGCGGGACGTTCGCGCATCCTGCGTTCGCTCGACCGTG
It includes:
- the ramB gene encoding acetate metabolism transcriptional regulator RamB; this translates as MSKTFVGTRLRQLRTERGLSQAALAKTLEISASYLNQIEHDVRPLTVPVLLRISEVFGVDTTFFSSQDDTRLIAEMREVALDQEMGIDADAQEIAEMVASHPGLAKAMVNMHRRFRNTTAQLALATEDRYSDGSGSGAITMPHEEVRDYFYQRQNYLHDLDTAAEELTARMRFHRGDVGGEIARRLQTVHDVQIVRRIDLGENVLHRYDPESRLLEISPHLSGGQQVFKFATELAFLEYGDLLDKLVAEGGFTSDESVALARLGLANYFAAATVLPYGQFHDVAEDFRYDIERLSAFYSVSYETICHRLSTLQRPKLRGVPFMFVRVDRAGNMSKRQSATGFHFSTSGGTCPLWNVYETFAYPGKIMNQIAQMPDGRRYLWIARTVERRAQRYGQPAKIFAIGLGCEIRHAHRLVYGDGLDLDDSNPGTPIGAGCRVCERVNCPQRAFPPLGKQLDISEHQSSVSPYLIR
- the urtA gene encoding urea ABC transporter substrate-binding protein — translated: MRTFSQRALAVPTVLAAIGLVLTGCGSKASDTAGESTAASCVDTSGDTIKVGSLNSLSGTMAISEVTVRDSIALAVDEINNSGGVLGKKIQVVAEDGASEPTVFAEKAEKLISSDCVAAVFGGWTSSSRKAMLPVFEDNNSLLYYPVQYEGLEDSKNTFYTGATTNQQIVPALDYLKEKGVKSLYLVGSDYVFPQTANRIIKAYAEANGIEIKGEDYTPLGSTDFSTIVNKVRSADADAVFNTLNGDSNVAFFREYANVGLKPADMPVVSVSIAEEEVGGIGVQNIEGQLTAWNYYQTVDTPENKKFVDAYKARYGANKPTSDPMEAAYTSVYLWKNTVEKAKSFATEDVQDNADGVTFAAPEGLVTIDGSNHHITKTARIGEIRGDGLIYTVWDSGTPIQPDPYLKSYPWAEALGS
- the aceA gene encoding isocitrate lyase is translated as MSTTGTPKTAAEIQQDWDTNPRWKGVTRNYTADQVAKLQGTVVEEATLARRGSEILWDLVNNEDYINSLGALTGNQAVQQVRAGLKAIYLSGWQVAGDANLSGHTYPDQSLYPANSVPQVVRRINNALLRADEIAKVEGDTSVDNWLAPIVADGEAGFGGALNVYELQKAMIAAGVAGSHWEDQLASEKKCGHLGGKVLIPTQQHIRTLTSARLAADVADVPTVVIARTDAEAATLITSDVDERDREFLDGTRTAEGFYGVKNGIEPCIARAKAYAPYSDLIWMETGVPDLEVAKKFAESVRSEFPDQLLAYNCSPSFNWKAHLDDSTIAKFQKELGAMGFKFQFITLAGFHSLNYGMFDLAHGYAREGMTAFVDLQEREFKAAEERGFTAIKHQREVGAGYFDSIATTVDPNTSTAALKGSTEEGQFH